The Panacibacter microcysteis DNA window CCAGAAGGCCGGTGGTTCTTTGAAGCCTGCCTCGCATGCCACCATTGATGCACGTGAACATTATGCATATATGGACGGCAAAGCAGTGTTTAAATATGCGGTTACCTGCATGAGTGAGTCTATTACTGCTGTAATGAAAAAAAATAATCTTAGCGCGGCAGATATTGCATGGATTGTACCACACCAGGCCAACCTGCGTATTATAGAAGCGGTAGCAAAAGAGACCGGCATGCCAATGGATAAGATCATGCTCAATATTGAAAAGTATGGCAATACCATTGCCGGCACCATACCGCTGTGTTTGTGGGAGTGGGAGCCGCGGTTAAATAAGGGAGACAACATCATCCTCGTATCTTTTGGTGGCGGTTTTACATGGGGCGCCACATTGCTGAAGTGGGCTTATTAGCACATATTATTTATAAAAGTAAAGCCGGTAACGTTACCGGCTTTTTCTTTGGTGTTTTTCAGCAATATATTTTCATGGCATCGCATGTTGCCACGCTCGTTTCAACGTTCCACTCTTATGGCAACTGCAGCGTAGCTACGCAAATAAACCTGTTAATGCCTGTTATCTTCCATCATTTGTATGCCCGTTTCTTTCACGTGCATAAGCAAACATGTGCGGTAATTTCGTGTGCCCTGCAGGTGCTGCCATACTAGGCGTATCATCATCTGCATTGGATTTTCTCTGCCTGATCAAAATATATGCGGCTATGCCAACCCCGGTACCTACGGCTGTAAGCAGGGCTGTAACAAGATGTTTTTTCATATCGTTAGGTTTTTATATTATGGATTACCCGCAACTGAAGCGCCAATATCTTCTATGGTTGAACCGGCCCTGTCTGCAACATCTGCAGCTTTGTGCTTAACCTTGTCTACTTTTTGTTTTACGTTGCTGCTGATATCATCATAAGTTTCTTCAAAATCTTCTTTGATATCTGTGGCAACGCCCGACAATTTTCTTCTTGTAGCCTTACCACTGTCTGGTGCAAACAATACGCCTACAATAAAGCCAATAGAAATACCTCTTATGAATGTTGCTAAATGCATACGATTAAATTTAAAATGATAAAAATGTGTACCATTAAGGAAAGCATTAAAACCCTGCCACAATTGGCAGCAGGTTGTTTTAGCTTATTAGTACAGTTGTGCTGACCAATTATTTCCACGATGGTTTTGATATTGCGTAATTTATACCCGTAAAACAGGCGGCGGCATACAGTTTGAACAATGCCTGTACGCTAACATTTGTAAAACAGCAGTTCCTGCTTAAGTTTAAATCCATGAAATATGATGTGATTGTGATTGGCGCAGGCGCCGCCGGGCTCCTGGCAGCCCGGGAACTGGCACGCACTGGTAAATCTGTTGCTGTGCTGGAGGCAGCACCAGTTGCAGGTGGCAGAATACGAACATTGACCGTTCCCGGTTTTGATACACCGGCAGAAGCCGGCCCTGAATTTATACACGGAGACCTGCCGTTAACCTTTAGGTTGTTGCACGAAGCAGGCTTAACCGCTACGGAAACAGCAGGCGCATTCATCAATGTAACAGACGGAAAATGGAACCCGGAAGACGATGGAAAAGACTGGGCCGCATTTATGCGGCAGCTTGTAAAGCAGGAAAAAGATGTGCCGGTAGCAACGCTGCTTGCAAAACATTTTCCCGCAGAAAAGTATGCTGCTTTACACCAACAGGTAAAAGACTATGCACAGGGTTTCGACCTTGCGGATATTTCCAGGGTTTCTGCGCTTTTTGTGCGCAGGGAATGGACCCACCAGGAAGAACCAAATTATCGCATCAACGGTGGTTATGGGGCGCTGGTCGGTTTCCTGGAAGCAGGCTGTTTACAAAAGAGCGTCACATTTTTTTACAACCGGGTTGTAAACAGTATCACATATACCAGTGACGATGTGATTATTCATACGGCCAATGGCGGTGTTTTCAATAGCAGTAAGGTTGTTGTTACGGTATCCCTGGGTGTATTACAAAGCAAGGCAATTGCGTTTAATGGTTTGCCGGCTACTTATGAAAATGCGCTTCAGCAACTGGGCTTTGGTGCCGTTATTAAAGTGCTGCTGCAGTTTACGCGCAGCTTCTGGGAAGATTACGCAGATGATATAGGCTTTATTTTAAGTAACGCTGCAATACCTACGTGGTGGACACAGGCTCCAAAAAAAAGTGCGATGCTTACAGGATGGCTGGGTGGCCCGCCGGCAGCGGCATTATCGTTGTGCACGGAAGATGTGTTGCTGCAAACGGCTTTACAATCACTCTCTGGCATCTTTCATACAACAATTGCTGAATTGCAGGAGCAACTGGTGGCGCATACAATCATTTCCTGGCAAAATGAACCTTACGTAAAAGGCGGTTATAGTTATGTAACTACAGAAGCGGTGGCTGCAAAGCAAATATTGCAGCAGCCGGTAAACAATACCATCTTTTTCGCCGGTGAAGCGTTTTACAGCGGCGAATCGCAGGGTACAGTTGAAGCCGCACTGCGAACAGGTTTGCAGGCGGCCACGCTTATCAATGCACTGGCCTGATCAGGCTGCTTCGTTGAGGCGCTTATGTGCAGTATTGTTCAGTAAGTTTTGTACATGCATGATGAAAATTTCAAGGGTGTTGTAACTGTCAAACTCTTTACTTAACGTGGCTATATGCTTATGGTAAGAACTATCTGCTAATATTTTGTTTACTGCATCTTCAATCTTACCTGGTGCAGGCTTTTCTGTCTTCAGGTTAATACCAAGTTTAAAATAGCCAACCCTTGCACATATTTCATTTTTGCCTTCGTGTACGCCAGCCACTAC harbors:
- a CDS encoding YtxH domain-containing protein, which encodes MHLATFIRGISIGFIVGVLFAPDSGKATRRKLSGVATDIKEDFEETYDDISSNVKQKVDKVKHKAADVADRAGSTIEDIGASVAGNP
- a CDS encoding flavin monoamine oxidase family protein; translated protein: MKYDVIVIGAGAAGLLAARELARTGKSVAVLEAAPVAGGRIRTLTVPGFDTPAEAGPEFIHGDLPLTFRLLHEAGLTATETAGAFINVTDGKWNPEDDGKDWAAFMRQLVKQEKDVPVATLLAKHFPAEKYAALHQQVKDYAQGFDLADISRVSALFVRREWTHQEEPNYRINGGYGALVGFLEAGCLQKSVTFFYNRVVNSITYTSDDVIIHTANGGVFNSSKVVVTVSLGVLQSKAIAFNGLPATYENALQQLGFGAVIKVLLQFTRSFWEDYADDIGFILSNAAIPTWWTQAPKKSAMLTGWLGGPPAAALSLCTEDVLLQTALQSLSGIFHTTIAELQEQLVAHTIISWQNEPYVKGGYSYVTTEAVAAKQILQQPVNNTIFFAGEAFYSGESQGTVEAALRTGLQAATLINALA